A window of Sodalis praecaptivus genomic DNA:
AAGTTCCGCAGGCGCTGCGGGAAAGCTGCCTGCAATGGTATGAGCAGCGTGGCATGACCTTTCATTTCGGCACCCGCCACGATCAGGATTTGACCCGTGAACAGGTGCTGGAACAGTGCGCAATGCTGATTGCGCTGGCCCGTTTTGTGAAACGATTTGGTCTGGCGGCGGTAGGCGTGCAGTATCAGCAGGGGCTGAAGGATTGCTGTGCCGCATCGGATTTTGCCGAAGGCGCGATTGGCAACGCCGAGCGTTTCCCGATACCCGATGAAGACGGCACTATTATTTGGCCAAACCAAGCCATCCCCTGTATTAATGAAGTGGATATGGGGTCCGCCATTCCGCAGGCGATGCTGTGGCGTTTGCTTGACGCGCTGGGACTGCCGGCGGAAACCACGCTGCACGACATCCGCTGGGGCAGCGACTATCAAGGCGTATTCTATTGGGATTTGGAAATTTCCGGCGCGGTGCCGTTTGAGCATTTAAAAGGCGGCATAGCGGGAGCGCAAGGGTATCGTCAGCCGTCAATGTTTTTCCCCAACGGCGGTTCCACTATATGCGGTCAAGGTAAGGCTGGACGCTTTGTTTGGGCGCGGGCGCATTATGAAGGGACCTGCATTGTCATGCATATTGGTACCGGCCGCGGTGTCGAATTGCCGGCGGAGGAGTTTGAACGCAGGCGGCGCGCCACCAATTATGAATGGCCGTTGCTCAATGCGGTTCTGGACGGCGTTAGCCGCGACGATCTCATGGCGGGCCATCAGAGTAATCATTTGACGCTGGCCTATGTGGATGAGCCGTTATTGGCTGAGGTGTTGACGGCATTTGTGGCCCAGGCTTTAACGCAAGGTATTCAGGTTTACGTTGCGGGCAGCGCCTATGATTTATTAATTAAGCAGTGATCACCATAAATTCACGGAAGAATAACGATAAAGAAGGCTATTAAAAACAGCAGTACTATTGCATTAATTGTGGTTTTAGATCGATACGTTTTACAGCACGTGTGATGACGCAAAAGAGCAGGGCGTTCCCCTGCTCGCATCAGCGCGCACGTAACAATATGGCTTGAAATAAACACGTTTAACTATGATGAATATCAGCGCCTGTTGATATTCTTACTCTGTTACCTGACCAAGCTTGAGAATATTATTATGCAAAACGTTAGCAAAAAAGAGATGCGCCTGGCGGTAATATCGAGCCTGGTAGGCAGCATGCTGGAATTCTATGATTTCCAAATATACGGCATGGCCGCCGCGCTGGTATTTAATATTCTTTTCTTCCCCGACGTTGATCCGACTACCGCCTTATTAGCCTCGTTCGCCACCTTTGGCGTCGGGTTTATTGCGCGACCGCTGGGCGGCATGTTTTTTGGTTACCTGGGCGATATTATCGGCCGTAAAAAAACGCTGGTCATCACCCTTATCGGCATGGGGATCGTGTCGTGTCTCACCGGCCTGCTGCCGGGCTATATGCAAATTGGGCTATGGGCGCCGGCGCTGCTGGTGCTGCTGCGCTTCCTACAGGGCTTCCTGGTAGGCGGTGAATGGGGCGGTGCGGCGCTGCTGGTGTATGAATACGCGCCACCCCACCGGCGCGGTTTCTTCGGCG
This region includes:
- a CDS encoding signal transduction protein, with the protein product MLTLNLTPAAASVRAGEREVLMITNADLREPANLTCWPMQQRFERKLQTALEKTGWHMKRAHDVDNARGHGFISSQKEGSALFAHIDADAPLIVLLTAWQYSHHIAPSLVHHRGPVLLLANFDGTFPGLVGMLCMAGTLTSLGKNVSRLWSENFDDAFFEQGLATWLRDGALHHATHYLRAIPPTHALMATAAGQIGRQTGEYILRHKAIIGLFDTLCMGMLNGVFPVKAMVGAGMPLESLSQSALLVEMDKVPQALRESCLQWYEQRGMTFHFGTRHDQDLTREQVLEQCAMLIALARFVKRFGLAAVGVQYQQGLKDCCAASDFAEGAIGNAERFPIPDEDGTIIWPNQAIPCINEVDMGSAIPQAMLWRLLDALGLPAETTLHDIRWGSDYQGVFYWDLEISGAVPFEHLKGGIAGAQGYRQPSMFFPNGGSTICGQGKAGRFVWARAHYEGTCIVMHIGTGRGVELPAEEFERRRRATNYEWPLLNAVLDGVSRDDLMAGHQSNHLTLAYVDEPLLAEVLTAFVAQALTQGIQVYVAGSAYDLLIKQ